One genomic window of Bicyclus anynana chromosome 10, ilBicAnyn1.1, whole genome shotgun sequence includes the following:
- the LOC112046234 gene encoding uncharacterized protein LOC112046234 — protein MAATTIILALAVCVLAIASIESAVIKMQEIPLKPGVTMKIVIKDDPKHEGGVVASIRIGMDDKPKTERVLTKLINSYVKPASDFVPDFEDRNSFGKGNGNCGSGQVRRGPLCVNA, from the coding sequence ATGGCCGCGACGACGATCATTTTGGCTCTCGCTGTATGCGTTCTCGCGATCGCTAGCATAGAAAGTGCTGTGATAAAAATGCAAGAGATCCCCCTAAAACCCGGTGTCACGATGAAGATTGTGATCAAAGACGACCCGAAACACGAAGGAGGTGTGGTTGCCTCAATCAGAATTGGCATGGACGATAAGCCAAAAACCGAGCGAGTCCTTACGAAGCTCATCAATAGCTACGTGAAACCGGCATCAGACTTCGTGCCCGATTTTGAAGATAGAAATTCTTTTGGCAAAGGGAATGGAAATTGCGGCAGCGGACAAGTGCGAAGGGGACCGCTTTGCGTGAACGCCTAA